The following proteins are co-located in the Pomacea canaliculata isolate SZHN2017 linkage group LG10, ASM307304v1, whole genome shotgun sequence genome:
- the LOC112574111 gene encoding uncharacterized protein LOC112574111, translating to MLVSIVKETFWKTITTSACHQISERYCESAHYAVHYVRCGPSAASSSSASSPPASSYFQQAMMALDNEYDSSEDTCRDSSNSDTECTECSRQRRSDAMATLEQHALANGEVTGDEDNSALRVTSPVGNGDVRCGRCAARSTTNGNSSIATVEGQSPRLARRKSSTDKGVQWADEQNKQLAREQPPKRRERKPSVTSVAPPRPILKHP from the exons ATGTTAGTCTCGATCGTAAAAGAGACATTTTGGAAGACTATAACGACATCTGCATGCCATCAAATTTCCGAGAGATATTGTGAGAGTGCGCACTATGCCGTGCACTATGTCCGGTGCGGGCCTTCGGCTGCCAGCTCCTCCAGCGCCTCCAGCCCTCCAGCTTCCAGTTACTTCCAGCAAGCCATGATGGCTCTCGACAATGAATATGATAGCAGCGAGGATACATGTCGAG ACAGTTCCAACAGCGACACTGAATGCACGGAATGCAGCAGACAGCGCCGAAGTGATGCCATGGCAACGTTGGAGCAGCATGCACTTGCAAACGGGGAAGTAACTGGGGATGAGGATAACAGTGCTTTAAGAGTGACTTCCCCTGTTGGCAATGGTGACGTTCGTTGTGGTCGCTGTGCGGCTCGGAGTACAACCAACGGTAACAGCTCTATCGCAACGGTCGAAGGGCAGAGTCCGCGACTGGCGAGAAGAAAGTCTTCTACTGACAAAGGAGTGCAGTGGGCGGACGAACAGAACAAGCAGTTAGCGCGAGAACAGCCCCCGAAACGGCGAGAAAGGAAACCGTCAGTCACAAGTGTGGCTCCACCTAGGCCCATTCTCAAGCATCCTTAG